The following are encoded in a window of Bacillus sp. SORGH_AS_0510 genomic DNA:
- the nadR gene encoding multifunctional transcriptional regulator/nicotinamide-nucleotide adenylyltransferase/ribosylnicotinamide kinase NadR, translating to MTVGFIGGKFLPLHLGHVYAITYASSMVDELYVILSHSELRDSELCLDTKMDYIPANIRLRWLSQLTKDMTNVKVIAIEDDQDNDNYNWAEGAHLIKEKIGKPIDYVFSSEHEYNDIFKELYPHSKHILIDPMRTHVNISATAIRKEGVFRHWEFIPTIVRPYFVKKIVVVGTESCGKSTLTRNLAKIYNTTYVSEYGRTLCEELGGCDGILVAEDYQKIAYGHKMEEFKAIEQANKLVFIDTEAIVTQFYSNLYNDEHQPVLDEMAKLQDYDLWLFLEPDVKWVDDGLRVHGEDTVRDKNNRHLKALLKTHIIEYHLLSGSYENRLTGAMKLVDKLLLGDI from the coding sequence ATGACAGTTGGTTTTATCGGAGGAAAGTTCCTACCACTACATCTTGGCCATGTGTATGCCATAACCTATGCCTCATCAATGGTGGATGAACTGTACGTTATTTTATCACATAGCGAATTACGAGACAGTGAACTCTGCCTGGATACAAAAATGGATTATATCCCAGCTAACATTCGCTTGCGCTGGCTTTCCCAATTAACAAAAGATATGACGAATGTAAAAGTAATAGCGATTGAAGATGATCAAGATAATGACAACTATAACTGGGCTGAAGGCGCTCACCTTATAAAAGAGAAAATAGGAAAGCCGATTGATTACGTCTTTAGTTCTGAACATGAATATAATGATATTTTTAAAGAATTATATCCGCATTCTAAACATATCCTGATTGATCCGATGCGTACGCATGTGAACATATCGGCTACTGCAATTCGTAAGGAAGGTGTTTTTAGGCATTGGGAGTTTATCCCTACTATTGTCAGACCTTATTTTGTAAAAAAAATTGTAGTAGTTGGTACAGAAAGCTGCGGGAAATCAACCCTGACGAGAAACCTCGCGAAAATTTACAATACAACATACGTTTCAGAATATGGCCGAACACTATGTGAAGAATTAGGGGGCTGCGACGGTATTTTGGTTGCGGAAGATTATCAAAAGATTGCCTATGGTCATAAGATGGAAGAATTTAAGGCCATTGAACAGGCCAATAAGCTAGTATTTATCGATACAGAAGCTATCGTTACTCAATTTTATTCAAACCTCTACAATGATGAACATCAACCGGTGCTCGATGAAATGGCCAAACTACAAGATTACGATCTTTGGTTATTCCTTGAACCCGATGTGAAATGGGTGGATGATGGGTTAAGAGTGCATGGAGAGGATACGGTCAGAGACAAAAACAATCGTCACCTAAAGGCATTGTTAAAGACGCATATCATTGAGTACCATCTATTAAGTGGAAGCTATGAAAATCGATTAACAGGTGCAATGAAGTTGGTTGATAAGTTGCTATTGGGAGACATTTAA
- the pnuC gene encoding nicotinamide riboside transporter PnuC, translated as MGIFKNWSRFEIIWLLTFTMVNIYLFFAWEDSLIGLISSITGMLCVVLVAKGKISNYYFGIIQTGTYAYIAYGYGLYGEVMLNALFYFPVQFIGIYLWKKNKTDHGVKGEDVIVKSLTKKGWLYTILLMFTLIVGYGFFLKFLGGKVVWTDSATNVLSIAAQILMLKRYTEQWLLWMAVNVLSIFLWITALVTQGGNDFSMLVMWSAFLVNSIYGYINWRKLSIKQVQEAA; from the coding sequence ATGGGGATATTTAAAAATTGGTCACGATTTGAAATCATCTGGCTGCTTACATTCACTATGGTTAACATCTATTTATTCTTTGCATGGGAAGACTCACTCATCGGTTTAATTTCATCAATAACTGGCATGCTGTGCGTGGTGTTAGTAGCAAAGGGGAAAATATCAAACTATTACTTTGGGATCATTCAAACAGGAACCTATGCTTATATTGCCTACGGTTATGGTTTGTACGGAGAGGTAATGCTCAATGCGCTGTTTTACTTCCCGGTGCAATTCATCGGGATTTATCTGTGGAAAAAGAATAAAACAGATCATGGTGTCAAAGGTGAAGATGTCATCGTTAAGAGCCTTACGAAAAAGGGATGGCTATATACCATATTATTGATGTTTACTCTTATAGTGGGTTATGGATTTTTCTTAAAATTCCTCGGCGGGAAAGTTGTTTGGACGGATTCAGCCACAAATGTATTATCGATTGCCGCACAAATATTGATGTTAAAACGATATACAGAACAATGGCTATTATGGATGGCTGTAAACGTCCTATCCATTTTCCTATGGATAACTGCTCTCGTTACGCAAGGTGGTAATGATTTCTCTATGTTAGTGATGTGGTCAGCATTCCTGGTAAATAGCATATACGGGTATATCAACTGGAGAAAGTTATCGATCAAACAAGTGCAGGAGGCGGCGTAA
- a CDS encoding NUDIX hydrolase, translating into METNNKFNTPDGYTSDVAVFTITSEMIGEYKPPRKTLKIMLIKRSEHDHEGNPNVEAGKWALPGGFVRTDETAFQAAERRLLEETGVGGLRIKHFGVYDEPNRDSRGWIISNAHYVIAKESALNSRKTTYDAAEIKLFSMEEAIELDLAFDHRKIIDDAIWFIRKDMALTTLAKHFLPEEFVLSELQGVLLTVLDDPSISTDAAFFRKAPTLPFIEAVSENGKPKKSNRYSKTPAQLYRFNEKQPIVSVYRNKLQG; encoded by the coding sequence ATGGAAACAAACAATAAATTTAATACTCCAGATGGTTATACCAGCGATGTAGCTGTATTTACGATCACATCTGAGATGATTGGTGAGTATAAGCCGCCACGAAAAACATTGAAAATCATGCTGATTAAACGAAGTGAGCACGATCATGAAGGCAATCCAAACGTCGAAGCAGGGAAGTGGGCACTACCAGGTGGCTTTGTCCGCACGGATGAGACAGCATTCCAAGCGGCAGAGCGTAGGCTACTCGAGGAAACAGGTGTTGGTGGATTACGGATCAAACATTTTGGTGTCTATGATGAACCCAATCGCGATAGTCGGGGATGGATTATCTCCAATGCCCATTATGTCATAGCAAAGGAATCTGCCTTAAACAGTCGTAAAACAACCTATGATGCCGCCGAAATTAAGCTATTTTCAATGGAAGAAGCAATAGAGCTAGACCTCGCGTTTGACCATCGCAAAATTATTGATGATGCCATTTGGTTTATTCGCAAGGATATGGCGCTAACCACATTGGCGAAGCATTTCTTACCGGAAGAGTTTGTCCTTTCTGAATTACAAGGGGTGTTATTAACCGTTTTAGATGACCCATCGATTTCGACAGATGCGGCTTTTTTCAGGAAGGCCCCCACACTGCCGTTTATTGAAGCGGTGTCAGAAAACGGTAAGCCGAAGAAATCCAATCGCTATTCGAAAACGCCTGCGCAACTTTACCGGTTTAATGAGAAACAACCAATTGTTTCAGTGTATAGAAATAAACTACAAGGCTAA
- a CDS encoding DUF3995 domain-containing protein, whose protein sequence is MIKILIGITSLIFIIIGMLHVFWAFGGSWGVNTALPTKDDSKLPVLRPRMLGTLFIGLLCFFASVLLIVQLDLLAAIKSSPLSKWLCIAGGIVFLLRAIGEGKYVGFFKKIKHTRFAKQDTAFYSPLCVWISLNFFLASFI, encoded by the coding sequence TTGATAAAGATTTTAATAGGAATAACGTCTTTAATATTTATAATTATTGGTATGTTACACGTTTTTTGGGCATTTGGTGGAAGTTGGGGAGTAAATACGGCTCTTCCAACTAAAGATGACAGTAAATTACCAGTTTTACGACCAAGAATGTTAGGCACACTTTTTATCGGATTACTTTGCTTTTTTGCATCTGTACTTCTAATAGTTCAATTAGATTTGTTAGCAGCCATCAAATCCTCTCCACTTTCAAAATGGCTTTGTATAGCTGGAGGAATTGTTTTCTTGTTACGTGCGATTGGTGAAGGGAAATATGTAGGATTTTTCAAGAAAATTAAACATACTAGATTTGCAAAACAAGATACAGCCTTCTATTCACCTCTTTGTGTGTGGATTAGTCTCAATTTTTTTCTAGCATCATTTATATGA
- a CDS encoding ParA family protein, with protein MSKVISIINLKGGVGKTTLTVGLAEFLVIEKEYKVLVIDLDPQTNSTVSLIGEDEWAVRNSSNRTLFHLFKDKIDDTSDFDLESSVVQGCSNLYGGLSNLHLLPSSLDFVQIQDRLINIGQTALIRPIDVLKRSVNDYIKNYDYVLIDCPPNLGLVTQNGLNISDYYLIPTIPDHLSTYGIPQIISSVNSFNRRTESNVQALGIIASMYRSNVTRHQTTLMKMQTKAAAGELPRLFETRIPLASKAADATHFEAEGVNTIKQKYGSSGSPLFEAFSQITEEFCQYV; from the coding sequence ATGTCTAAAGTTATAAGTATTATAAACCTTAAAGGGGGTGTAGGAAAGACTACTCTTACCGTTGGATTGGCTGAGTTTTTAGTTATTGAAAAAGAGTATAAAGTCTTAGTCATTGATTTGGACCCACAAACAAACTCGACTGTCTCCTTGATAGGAGAGGATGAATGGGCAGTGAGGAATAGTTCTAATAGAACATTGTTTCATTTATTCAAAGACAAGATAGATGATACCAGCGATTTTGACTTAGAAAGCTCCGTGGTACAAGGCTGTTCTAACCTATATGGCGGATTGTCTAATTTGCACTTATTGCCATCAAGTTTGGACTTCGTACAAATTCAGGATCGTCTCATTAATATTGGCCAAACCGCTTTAATTCGTCCGATTGATGTACTAAAACGGTCTGTAAATGACTACATAAAAAATTATGATTACGTCTTAATTGATTGCCCTCCAAATTTAGGACTTGTCACACAAAATGGATTAAATATAAGTGATTATTACCTAATACCCACTATTCCTGATCATTTATCTACTTACGGAATCCCACAAATAATATCCAGTGTTAATAGTTTTAATAGAAGAACAGAATCAAACGTTCAAGCACTTGGTATTATTGCTTCCATGTATCGTTCCAATGTTACTAGGCACCAAACTACCTTAATGAAAATGCAAACAAAAGCAGCTGCTGGAGAGCTACCAAGGCTGTTTGAAACAAGAATTCCTCTTGCATCCAAAGCGGCTGATGCGACTCATTTTGAAGCAGAAGGGGTAAATACAATAAAACAAAAATATGGTTCATCTGGGTCCCCTTTATTTGAAGCATTTTCACAAATAACAGAGGAGTTTTGTCAATATGTTTGA
- a CDS encoding ribonuclease E inhibitor RraB translates to MKFPNDVDGQALQSLFKDGVNFKKPQSVEFFVAVPDQATGEKLSEVLKGAGYNCFLEQDDETDEWACSSSKKMVLNYNQIIKIQKELDNLSKPFGGYSDGWGVFVD, encoded by the coding sequence ATGAAATTTCCAAATGATGTCGATGGACAGGCATTGCAAAGTCTATTTAAAGATGGAGTGAATTTTAAGAAACCACAATCTGTCGAATTTTTTGTAGCGGTACCGGATCAAGCTACTGGTGAAAAATTATCGGAAGTACTTAAAGGAGCGGGCTACAATTGTTTCTTAGAACAAGATGACGAAACGGATGAGTGGGCATGTAGTTCTTCTAAAAAAATGGTATTAAATTATAATCAAATCATTAAGATTCAAAAGGAATTGGATAATTTAAGTAAACCATTTGGTGGTTATTCCGATGGTTGGGGCGTTTTTGTTGATTAG